Within Lacipirellulaceae bacterium, the genomic segment GCAAGCCGAGCAAGACCTTCTCAAGCTTGTGAAATCGTATGCTGGGGCGATTGAAATCGATCTCCGTCCCGGCGCGGAAGTGTCAGTCCCCGAGATTTCTGTGCAACTAACGCCGGGCAATCAAACAGTGATGCTCAAGGTTGTGACTGGTCGCGAAGAGATTAGTTTCGATTCCCACAAATGGAATCTCAGCGCGGAGCAGATTCCCAAACCTTTCCGCATCACGGTTGCCGACCATCAGGTGAGATACGTGATGATCGCCTTTGAGCAAGTTCCCTCGGAAGGGGGTCTGATGCATGTCCACTTTCAGGGTGAAGGCCCTGGGGCTGTTAGTCAAGTCCGCGCACTAAAGTTTGAGGTGCCTCGAAGAGGACATCTGCGCCTCCAAATCACCGATCAGAAAGGAAAGACCACACCTGCGATCGTGCAACTCGCTGACCGCGAAACGGGTCATCTACTTGATCTACCTGGAGCCGTTGATCTTCGGGAACAACTAAATCATGTCGTACCCCACATCGGAGAGGCTGGACGCGGCTATCATTTCTTTTTGCCCGGCAAACAACGGGGTCGTTATTGGATTGTTGATGGGCAGCTCGAATTGGCTCTTCCTGTTGGCAAGTGGGATCTCACCGTTCTCCACGGTCCAGAGCATATTCCCTACCAGCAAACATTTGAGATCGCTGCCGATCAGCGTGTTTCTCACACCTGTCAACTAAAGCGTTGGATCTACATGCCCGAGCGTGGCTGGTATTCGGGTGACGATCACGTTCATGCCCGACTAATGCACGGTGCCGATGCGGAGAATCTGCTGACCTACGCGCAAGCTGTCGACGTACACATCGCAAACATCCTCGAAATGGGGGATCCGATGCGTACTTACTATGCTCAACGCGGATTCGGTACGGATTTTCGCTCGCAAGCTGGCAATCACTGGCTCGTTCCCGGTCAAGAAGACCCTCGGTCAGAACTGGGACACGCGATCGGACTCAACTTGAAGTCAAAAGTACGTGACCTCGATCGATATATGCAAAACGATTGGATAGCCGCTGAAATTCACAAGCAAGGTGGCCTCTATGGCCACACCCATGTCGGCGCGAACGCCTGTTTCGCCCATCGCGAGATGGCATTGTTCACCCCCTTGGGAATTGTCGATTTCAACAGCATTATGCAAGCTTCGTTGGGGACTGAGCTTTACTACAATTTCCTCAACCTCGGCTTCCAGATGAATGCATCCGCAGGAGCAGATACTCCATACGGAGGTACCATCGGGGCAACGCGTGTCTATGTCGAAACAGGCGAGCGCATTCTGACGCCGGACGCTTGGTTTGAGGCACTCCAGCGTGGGCAGTCTTTTGTCACGAACGGACCGATGCTGGAATTCAGCGTTGCTGGTCAACCACCCGGCAGCGTGATCGAAGTCAACGAGCCACGCAAGTTGAGCGTTCAAGCTGTAGCCCGCGGCTTAGCCGGTTGGTCTGCACCGAAGAAGCTGCAACTCATTCGCTTCGGCAAGGTTGTGGCCGAGGTTGAGTCTAGCAATACCTCGCAAGAAGAGCTGGAATTGAAGCATGAGTTCGAGACGGAACATGGCTCCTGGCTGGCTCTCAAGGCTGAAGGACACGACGGTTCTGAGGCACATACGACACCCGTGTACGTGAAGAGACCCAACTTCAGGCACTGGCATTATGTGCGTGCCATAGAACTGATTTCTAAGCAGGTTGCAGTACTGGACGAGATCGAAGCAACCCTCCGCAAGTCGGAAGAGCGAGTCGCCACGGAGAACAATCCCGTTGACTATTGGAATCGAGGGATCGCTAAGGAAGCCGACGCGGTGCGAAAGCAGGTTGCCAAGGCCAGAGCGTTTTACGAAGCATTGCGAGTTGCGCATCACCAGGAACAGGCGCCGCGAGCGAACTGAGAGAGGAAATCCCACATCCCATGTCTAACTCCGCCAGACATAAAAACCGAAGTCGCCGGCTTGTTCTTGAGTACCTTGAGCCAAGACGTCTGCTAACGGTTGTCGAATACCCCTTAGTCAATGCGGGATTCGAATCACCCGAGTTAGATAGCACCAATAGCTACCACCCTGCGGTCAACGATTGGATTACCATTGGTTCCCCCGGGACGACCTACGAAGTTCCTTTTGCCGAACCCTCTCCAGCCCCTGAGGGCGAGCAGTATGTCTACGGTGATTCAGACAACTGGAGTATCAAGCAAAGTGGCCCAACCATTCAGGCCAACACGAGGTACATTCTCTCAGTCGATCTTTATCCACTTGAAACAGGCACAAGCCGGGCGATTCTGACACTGCAAGACAGCGCTTTCTTTAATCTCGAACAAGCCGCCTATCAGCCAGGTTGGGATCCAGCTCGGGAAGACTTCGATCTGCCAAGCGGCCAGTGGACTACGGTCAAACTAGGTTGGAACAGTGCGCAGTTCCCTTCCGCGATCGGCAATGATCTCTCGGTCATTATCGAAGGCTCACGAATAGCCGTCGATAACGTGACGCTGACTGTGGACGACTCAGTCCATGACTTTTATGTCAGCACATCTACAGGAAACAACGCCAACGACGGGTTCTCCGCTGCGACGCCCTTCGACGACTTTGGCGACCTTGCTCCCTACCTGCCGTTGATGCCAGGTGAAAAGATTCTTCTAAAGGCAGGGGACACCTTCACCGAAGAACTGAATCTGCGTGGCAAAGGAACCGCCGGTTCGCTAGTTGAACTCTCAAGCTACGGTGCGGGCCCTAATCCGGTCATTCGCCGACAGGATTTGGCCAACGATATCGGTGTCATCTGGAATAACGCCAGCTATGCTCGGATCAGCAACATTGATGTCGAACATTCGAAGATGGGCATCTATCTACGCTACGAGTGGACCGATTCGGGCAGCCGCGATGTGACGATTGAAAATAGCAACTTTCGTGACATGACTGATCCGACGCTTGAGCCATCGGATCACAACTTTGAGTATGCCTGGTCGGACGCGATCTTCGTCGGCGGTCAAGCGTGGAACGATGCGGAGTTCTCCACACGGCTAGAGAATCTCACCATTCGCAACATCACCGCGGAAAACACAGCCCATCTCTTCGGAACGGCGTGGTACTTTCCGGCCGTCTATCGCAGCCGACTGAAGAATCTCATCATCGAAGATAGCGTGGCAATCAATAATCTAGCGGGGGCCTTCCAGCTATTTAACGTCGATGGAGGTCACATTCGCAGGGTGCATTCGATCGGCGGCGGTGGGCAAGATACTTGGTCGGGAACTACTCTTGGCTTTATGCAAAGCTCTCAAAACTTCACCATCGAAGACAGCGAGTTCTCAAGTATCGACAGAGCCCAGGCTGCCGACGGCAGCGGCATGGATTTCGAAGGAGATAATCACAATATCACGTTCCGGAACAACGTGATCTACAACAACGCCGGATCCGCCTTGTTGATTCTCTCGACTGGTGGACCCAATACCAATCTCCTCATTGAAGACAA encodes:
- a CDS encoding CehA/McbA family metallohydrolase yields the protein MEGSIHFAKTLLKLPKGRFDASQFALLDELEKKLNQADRIRWGFDGNIGLEVAEYFRWQAEQDLLKLVKSYAGAIEIDLRPGAEVSVPEISVQLTPGNQTVMLKVVTGREEISFDSHKWNLSAEQIPKPFRITVADHQVRYVMIAFEQVPSEGGLMHVHFQGEGPGAVSQVRALKFEVPRRGHLRLQITDQKGKTTPAIVQLADRETGHLLDLPGAVDLREQLNHVVPHIGEAGRGYHFFLPGKQRGRYWIVDGQLELALPVGKWDLTVLHGPEHIPYQQTFEIAADQRVSHTCQLKRWIYMPERGWYSGDDHVHARLMHGADAENLLTYAQAVDVHIANILEMGDPMRTYYAQRGFGTDFRSQAGNHWLVPGQEDPRSELGHAIGLNLKSKVRDLDRYMQNDWIAAEIHKQGGLYGHTHVGANACFAHREMALFTPLGIVDFNSIMQASLGTELYYNFLNLGFQMNASAGADTPYGGTIGATRVYVETGERILTPDAWFEALQRGQSFVTNGPMLEFSVAGQPPGSVIEVNEPRKLSVQAVARGLAGWSAPKKLQLIRFGKVVAEVESSNTSQEELELKHEFETEHGSWLALKAEGHDGSEAHTTPVYVKRPNFRHWHYVRAIELISKQVAVLDEIEATLRKSEERVATENNPVDYWNRGIAKEADAVRKQVAKARAFYEALRVAHHQEQAPRAN